The Lacipirellula parvula genome window below encodes:
- a CDS encoding GNAT family N-acetyltransferase, whose product MRLLTTRYHKRFQMEVDLRRSRRTPVAVYPDYRMVSWSPALLHDHAEVKYLSFRDELDATVFPCLGELQSCVRLMEEISDRDGFVPEATWLAQYIGAGDHRMECCGTIQAIRTTRQRANIQNIGVTPHHRGRGVGAALIIAALEGLQQVGVSRVGLEVTAENDAAVRLYQRLGFRSVKTVYKAIEELPPAFRAAVR is encoded by the coding sequence GCTTCCAGATGGAAGTCGATCTGCGCCGCTCCCGGCGCACGCCGGTCGCGGTCTACCCCGACTATCGGATGGTTTCGTGGTCGCCGGCGTTGCTGCACGATCACGCGGAAGTGAAGTATCTCAGCTTCCGCGATGAACTCGACGCCACCGTGTTTCCCTGCCTGGGCGAATTGCAAAGCTGCGTCCGTCTCATGGAGGAAATCTCCGACCGCGACGGGTTCGTCCCCGAAGCGACCTGGCTAGCCCAGTACATCGGCGCCGGGGACCACCGCATGGAATGCTGCGGTACGATCCAAGCCATCCGCACGACGCGGCAGCGGGCAAACATCCAGAACATCGGCGTCACGCCCCATCACCGCGGCCGCGGTGTCGGCGCCGCCCTCATCATTGCCGCGCTCGAAGGCCTCCAGCAGGTGGGAGTCTCGCGCGTCGGCCTGGAAGTCACCGCCGAGAACGACGCCGCGGTGCGACTCTACCAACGCCTTGGCTTCCGCTCGGTGAAAACCGTCTACAAAGCGATCGAAGAGCTCCCGCCAGCCTTCCGAGCTGCGGTCCGGTAG